A genomic segment from Cryptosporangium phraense encodes:
- a CDS encoding asparaginase, with product MSDTSLPVLARVTRSGIVESRHHGSLVVLDTAGEVHTARGDVTSPVYARSSLKPMQAAAMLESGADLSGELLALAAASHAAEPFHVDGVRAILDRAGLPVDALRCPPGTPLDPVVAEAVLRAGDPTDPRLWMNCSGKHAGFLLACRTSNWATGSYLDVGHPLQARVAAEIAGAAGEPVAHLGIDGCGAPTAALGLTGLARAFGAFVRAEPSSARGRVAAAMRAHPEYVAGTRRPDTWLMRGVPGALAKGGAEGVVAVALADGRALAVKIEDGSQRAVWPVAVAALRALGVDAPVLDRLARAPMLGGGAEVGAVEAVV from the coding sequence GTGTCTGATACCTCCCTGCCGGTTCTCGCCCGGGTGACCCGTTCCGGAATCGTCGAGAGTCGCCATCACGGCTCGCTGGTCGTGCTGGACACCGCCGGTGAGGTGCACACCGCCCGGGGGGACGTGACCTCCCCGGTGTACGCCCGCTCGTCGCTCAAGCCGATGCAGGCCGCGGCGATGCTCGAGTCCGGCGCCGACCTGTCCGGCGAGCTGCTCGCGCTGGCCGCGGCCAGTCACGCGGCCGAGCCGTTCCACGTCGACGGGGTGCGGGCGATCCTGGACCGGGCCGGGCTGCCGGTGGACGCGCTGCGCTGCCCGCCCGGGACGCCGCTCGACCCGGTGGTCGCGGAGGCGGTGCTGCGGGCCGGCGACCCGACCGATCCGCGACTCTGGATGAACTGTTCCGGGAAACACGCGGGATTTCTGCTGGCTTGTAGAACGTCGAACTGGGCCACGGGGTCGTACCTGGACGTCGGACATCCGCTGCAGGCACGGGTCGCGGCGGAGATCGCCGGCGCAGCCGGGGAGCCGGTCGCGCACCTGGGGATCGACGGGTGCGGCGCGCCGACCGCGGCGCTCGGCCTGACCGGCCTGGCCCGGGCGTTCGGCGCGTTCGTCCGGGCCGAGCCGTCCTCGGCGCGAGGGCGGGTCGCGGCCGCGATGCGCGCGCACCCGGAGTACGTGGCCGGGACCCGGAGGCCGGACACCTGGCTGATGCGGGGCGTGCCGGGCGCGCTGGCCAAAGGCGGGGCGGAAGGGGTCGTGGCGGTGGCGCTGGCCGACGGCCGGGCGCTCGCGGTCAAGATCGAGGACGGGTCCCAGCGCGCGGTCTGGCCGGTGGCGGTCGCGGCGCTGCGCGCGCTGGGAGTCGACGCGCCGGTGCTCGACCGCCTCGCCCGGGCCCCGATGCTCGGTGGTGGCGCCGAGGTCGGCGCGGTCGAGGCCGTTGTTTAG
- a CDS encoding MFS transporter, with protein MERVAPARRWAAVLSLALGGFAVGLTEFVAMGLLPEMAQGLLPGVYDRSVADAVARTGWAITAYALGVVVGAPLLAALTARMARKTLVVLLLALFVIGTVASAMAPNFPLVLVARFLAALPHGAYFGAAGMVAATLIGPGSQAKGFAAVLSGLTAANVFGVPLITSLGQATNWRIAYLAIAGMFVLTLIAVLATVPPIAAAPGGSPRAELEAFRRPQVWLAAAVAAIGFAGFFSVYSYIAPITTHVAGLSESAVPWVLATIGVGMTVGNLLGGAVGDRNIKRSMTLGMIAVIVTVSLFGLLASHPVGLFLTAFLVGAACLVNAPALQARLISVAPGAQLMGAAINQSATNVANSLGAALGGVVIARGLGYTSPAWVGVVLAAVGLALALVSFRLDRRALPVHEHHPDATRAGAVV; from the coding sequence GTGGAACGGGTTGCTCCGGCGCGCCGCTGGGCGGCCGTGCTGTCGCTGGCACTGGGCGGGTTCGCGGTCGGGCTGACCGAGTTCGTCGCGATGGGCCTGCTGCCGGAGATGGCGCAGGGCCTCCTGCCCGGCGTCTACGACCGGTCGGTCGCCGACGCGGTCGCGCGCACCGGCTGGGCGATCACCGCGTACGCGCTCGGCGTCGTCGTCGGGGCGCCGCTGCTGGCCGCGCTGACCGCCCGGATGGCCCGCAAGACGCTCGTCGTGCTGCTGCTCGCGCTGTTCGTGATCGGCACCGTGGCCTCGGCGATGGCGCCCAACTTCCCGCTCGTGCTGGTGGCCCGCTTCCTGGCCGCACTGCCGCACGGCGCGTACTTCGGTGCGGCCGGGATGGTCGCGGCGACGCTGATCGGGCCGGGCAGCCAGGCCAAGGGCTTCGCCGCCGTGCTGTCCGGGCTGACCGCGGCCAACGTCTTCGGCGTCCCGCTCATCACCAGCCTCGGTCAGGCGACGAACTGGCGGATCGCGTACCTGGCCATCGCCGGGATGTTCGTGCTGACGCTGATCGCGGTGCTGGCCACGGTGCCGCCGATCGCGGCCGCGCCGGGCGGCTCGCCGCGGGCCGAACTGGAGGCGTTCCGGCGTCCGCAGGTGTGGCTGGCGGCCGCGGTCGCGGCGATCGGCTTCGCCGGGTTCTTCTCGGTCTACAGCTACATCGCGCCGATCACCACCCACGTCGCCGGGCTGTCGGAGTCGGCGGTGCCGTGGGTGCTGGCGACGATCGGCGTCGGCATGACGGTCGGGAACCTGCTCGGCGGTGCGGTCGGCGACCGGAACATCAAGCGCAGCATGACCCTCGGCATGATCGCGGTGATCGTGACCGTGTCACTGTTCGGGCTGCTGGCCTCGCACCCGGTCGGGCTGTTCCTGACCGCGTTCCTGGTCGGGGCCGCCTGCCTGGTCAACGCGCCGGCCCTGCAGGCCCGGCTGATCTCGGTGGCGCCGGGGGCGCAGCTGATGGGAGCGGCGATCAACCAGTCGGCGACGAACGTCGCCAACAGCCTGGGGGCCGCGCTCGGTGGGGTCGTGATCGCCCGCGGGCTCGGGTACACGTCCCCGGCCTGGGTCGGGGTGGTGCTCGCCGCGGTCGGGCTCGCCCTCGCGCTGGTCAGCTTCCGCCTCGACCGTCGTGCCCTTCCCGTGCACGAGCACCATCCGGACGCTACGCGGGCCGGCGCCGTCGTCTGA
- a CDS encoding RyR domain-containing protein — protein MTTETDARLNGGVAVSFPVRVGVGLAAIAAFVLGFVGLPQHIADVNRAGGGFRTSVVDVLYYDLQMFVLDSDPVEAGATLPVTLQIARFLAPATAAYLIFVTAQSVIARQLEAVRARTARGHAVVFGSEPAVGAVVAGLLADPAARRRWRRSRRRRVVLVAREAPSAADLLRHVRWIPGNPWDAAALRRARAHVAAEVFALSDDGTANAQAAVVVANLLADIPGRQKGPVFYGQIDDESLYASLIAREISHSDDLRLELFNPLDRIARRLLATHPPDTSDGTPLVAVVADGPIVGTMLGALAGWWRAVRAPAGPALDVRVLDVPALDGPALDVRVLDPTGDGRAWTAATHTTALRVGAAPFDRGIRELAAERAARTPAVPTFVYVFAGSDNEAIRRGAKVRSALHDARRAPHVVVAVTTPGISLDLVTTAAAGDSAGDPARRWISLFNVTNEVYALDDLRLGAGERMARAIHDAYVRACAARGETVETNPSMAPWDRLSPDLLASNRAQAADLGPKLRSIGCVLAPTTTNAEPFAYQGDELERLARLEHDRWVRSRTSLGWTFGERRDAVSRQHPDLVSWDELGEAAKGLDRQAVAAIPLVVETVGLQVVRLEPGAGTGSEAGPSPLAEGEHGELSRRVR, from the coding sequence GTGACGACCGAGACCGACGCGCGGCTGAACGGCGGCGTCGCCGTCTCGTTCCCGGTGCGGGTCGGCGTCGGCCTCGCGGCGATCGCCGCGTTCGTCCTCGGGTTCGTCGGGCTGCCCCAGCACATCGCCGACGTCAACCGGGCCGGCGGCGGCTTCCGGACCAGCGTCGTCGACGTGCTGTACTACGACCTGCAGATGTTCGTGCTGGACTCCGACCCGGTGGAGGCCGGGGCCACGCTGCCGGTCACGCTCCAGATCGCCCGGTTCCTGGCTCCGGCCACGGCCGCGTACCTGATCTTCGTCACCGCCCAGTCGGTGATCGCCCGGCAGCTCGAGGCGGTCCGGGCCCGGACCGCCCGCGGGCACGCGGTGGTGTTCGGCAGCGAGCCGGCGGTGGGCGCGGTCGTCGCCGGGCTGCTGGCCGACCCGGCCGCCCGCCGGCGCTGGCGCCGGTCACGGCGGCGCCGCGTGGTGCTGGTCGCGCGGGAGGCGCCGAGCGCGGCCGACCTCCTGCGCCACGTGCGCTGGATCCCCGGCAACCCGTGGGACGCGGCCGCGCTGCGCCGGGCCCGGGCCCACGTCGCCGCCGAGGTGTTCGCGCTCTCCGACGACGGGACCGCGAACGCCCAGGCCGCGGTCGTCGTCGCGAACCTCCTGGCCGACATCCCGGGACGGCAGAAGGGCCCGGTCTTCTACGGCCAGATCGACGACGAATCGCTCTACGCCTCGCTGATCGCCCGCGAGATCTCGCACTCCGACGACCTGCGGCTCGAACTGTTCAACCCGCTCGACCGGATCGCCCGCCGGCTGCTGGCGACGCACCCGCCGGACACGTCGGACGGGACGCCGCTCGTCGCGGTGGTCGCCGACGGGCCGATCGTCGGCACGATGCTCGGTGCGCTGGCCGGGTGGTGGCGCGCCGTCCGTGCCCCGGCCGGCCCCGCGCTCGACGTCCGGGTGCTCGACGTCCCCGCGCTCGACGGCCCGGCGCTCGACGTCCGGGTGCTGGACCCGACCGGGGACGGGCGGGCCTGGACGGCGGCCACGCACACGACCGCGCTGCGGGTCGGGGCGGCGCCGTTCGACCGCGGGATCCGCGAGCTGGCCGCCGAGCGGGCCGCCCGCACCCCGGCCGTGCCGACGTTCGTGTACGTGTTCGCCGGCTCCGACAACGAGGCGATCCGGCGCGGCGCGAAGGTCCGCTCGGCCCTGCACGACGCTCGGCGCGCGCCCCACGTCGTCGTCGCGGTGACGACGCCGGGGATCTCGCTCGACCTGGTCACGACGGCCGCGGCCGGGGACTCGGCGGGCGATCCGGCCCGCCGGTGGATCTCGCTGTTCAACGTGACCAACGAGGTCTACGCGCTGGACGACCTGCGGCTGGGCGCCGGCGAGCGGATGGCTCGGGCGATCCACGACGCGTACGTCCGGGCCTGTGCGGCGCGGGGCGAGACCGTCGAGACCAACCCGTCGATGGCCCCGTGGGACCGCCTCTCCCCCGACCTGCTGGCGTCGAACCGGGCCCAGGCCGCCGACCTCGGGCCGAAGCTGCGGTCGATCGGCTGCGTGCTGGCCCCGACGACGACGAACGCCGAACCGTTCGCGTACCAGGGCGACGAACTCGAGCGGCTCGCGAGGCTCGAGCACGACCGCTGGGTCCGCAGCCGGACGAGTCTCGGCTGGACGTTCGGCGAGCGGCGCGACGCGGTGTCCCGGCAGCACCCGGACCTGGTCTCCTGGGACGAACTGGGCGAGGCCGCCAAGGGCCTCGACCGGCAGGCCGTCGCCGCGATTCCGCTCGTCGTCGAGACCGTCGGCTTACAGGTCGTACGCCTCGAACCCGGTGCGGGAACCGGGTCCGAGGCGGGACCGTCCCCCTTGGCGGAGGGGGAGCACGGAGAACTCAGCCGACGCGTTCGATGA
- a CDS encoding MBL fold metallo-hydrolase, which yields MCLEPGSAPDRAASAPRPADGPAVDPIALEPVDEVTVTTLIDNSFDALLASRNGVERPTRGLGSVEAPLFESGRTEPGLRAEHGFSALVRVRRGATTSTLLFDTGVSPDGMTTNAGRLGLDLGDVQGVVLSHGHFDHTGGLAGLRRRGLPLTVHPNVWSRRRLAPPGVDPIDLPTLSAGALRREGFDVIERRHPSLLVDGSVLITGEIDRTTEYERGMPPAHQARTASGWAPDPTVIDDQALVVHVRGAGLVIVTGCGHAGVVNIARHAMRLTGVDRLHALIGGFHLSGPYFEPIIAPTVDALSALAPALLVAGHCSGWRAQQALATALPDAWVPSSSGTTYRLTAAA from the coding sequence ATGTGCCTGGAACCCGGCAGCGCGCCCGACCGCGCGGCCTCCGCGCCCCGCCCGGCCGACGGGCCCGCCGTCGACCCGATCGCGCTCGAGCCGGTCGACGAGGTCACGGTCACGACGCTGATCGACAACTCGTTCGACGCCCTGCTGGCCTCGCGGAACGGCGTCGAACGACCGACCCGGGGCCTCGGCTCGGTCGAGGCGCCGCTGTTCGAGAGCGGGCGGACCGAGCCGGGCCTTCGCGCCGAGCACGGCTTCTCGGCGCTGGTGCGCGTCCGCCGGGGCGCGACGACCTCCACGCTGCTGTTCGACACCGGCGTCTCCCCGGACGGCATGACGACGAACGCCGGCCGGCTCGGCCTCGACCTCGGCGACGTCCAAGGCGTCGTGCTCAGCCACGGGCACTTCGACCACACCGGCGGCCTCGCCGGTCTGCGGAGGCGAGGCCTCCCGCTCACCGTCCACCCCAACGTCTGGAGCCGCCGCCGGCTCGCGCCTCCCGGCGTCGACCCGATCGACCTGCCGACGCTGTCGGCCGGTGCGCTGCGCCGCGAGGGCTTCGACGTCATCGAACGGCGGCACCCGTCGCTGCTGGTCGACGGCAGCGTCCTGATCACCGGCGAGATCGACCGCACGACCGAGTACGAGCGCGGGATGCCGCCGGCCCACCAGGCCCGGACGGCGTCGGGCTGGGCCCCCGACCCGACCGTGATCGACGACCAGGCGCTCGTCGTGCACGTCCGCGGGGCCGGGCTGGTGATCGTCACCGGCTGCGGCCACGCCGGGGTCGTCAACATCGCCCGGCACGCGATGCGGCTGACCGGCGTCGACCGGCTGCACGCTCTGATCGGCGGGTTCCACCTGAGTGGACCGTACTTCGAGCCGATCATCGCGCCCACTGTGGACGCCCTGTCCGCGCTGGCCCCGGCGTTGCTGGTGGCCGGGCACTGCTCCGGCTGGCGGGCCCAGCAGGCGCTGGCGACCGCGCTCCCGGACGCCTGGGTCCCGAGCAGCTCCGGCACCACCTACCGGCTGACCGCCGCGGCCTGA
- a CDS encoding LLM class flavin-dependent oxidoreductase → MEFGLDTFGDRSVDLAGEQVPYAQVIRDVVEEGVLAEQVGVDSFGVGEHHRDDFAISAPEVVLAAIAARTTRIRLRTAVTVLSSDDPVRVYERFATLDAISGGRAEVTLGRGSFTESFPLFGFDLRDYEKLFSEKLDLMVALLDGGGPVTWSGTVRPPLENQQVYPKTDSGTLAASIGVGGSPESVVRAARYGLPLALAIIGGDPARFAPFVELYHRALAEFGRDPLPIAVHSPGFVADTDEEAKEIVFPHALAMQNRIGAERGWPKYTRGRFESDINHGALHLGSPETVAQKIARTVRALGVERFDLKYTNGAIPHVHMAKAIELYGTKVVPRVRELLAED, encoded by the coding sequence GTGGAGTTCGGGCTCGATACGTTCGGCGACCGCAGCGTCGACCTGGCCGGTGAGCAGGTCCCGTACGCCCAGGTGATCCGGGACGTCGTCGAGGAGGGCGTGCTCGCCGAGCAGGTCGGCGTCGACAGTTTCGGCGTGGGGGAGCACCACCGGGACGACTTCGCGATCTCGGCGCCGGAGGTCGTGCTGGCGGCGATCGCCGCGCGCACGACGCGCATCCGGCTGCGTACCGCGGTGACGGTGCTGAGCTCGGACGACCCGGTGCGGGTCTACGAGCGGTTCGCGACGCTCGACGCGATCTCGGGTGGCCGGGCCGAGGTGACGCTCGGGCGCGGGTCGTTCACCGAGTCGTTCCCGCTGTTCGGGTTCGACCTGCGCGACTACGAGAAGCTGTTCAGCGAGAAGCTCGACCTGATGGTCGCGCTACTGGACGGCGGCGGCCCGGTGACCTGGAGCGGCACGGTCCGCCCGCCGCTGGAGAACCAGCAGGTCTACCCGAAGACCGACTCCGGGACGCTGGCCGCGTCGATCGGCGTCGGCGGCAGCCCGGAATCGGTCGTCCGGGCCGCCCGGTACGGGTTGCCGCTCGCGCTGGCGATCATCGGCGGCGACCCGGCCCGGTTCGCGCCGTTCGTCGAGCTGTACCACCGGGCGCTCGCCGAGTTCGGCCGGGACCCGCTGCCGATCGCCGTCCACTCGCCGGGCTTCGTCGCCGACACCGACGAGGAGGCCAAGGAGATCGTCTTCCCGCACGCGCTGGCGATGCAGAACCGGATCGGCGCCGAGCGCGGCTGGCCGAAGTACACCCGCGGACGGTTCGAGTCCGACATCAACCACGGCGCGCTGCACCTCGGCTCACCCGAGACCGTGGCCCAGAAGATCGCCCGCACGGTCCGCGCGCTGGGCGTCGAGCGCTTCGACCTCAAGTACACGAACGGCGCGATCCCGCACGTCCACATGGCGAAGGCGATCGAGCTCTACGGCACCAAGGTCGTCCCCCGCGTCCGCGAGCTGCTCGCCGAGGACTAA
- a CDS encoding MSMEG_6728 family protein → MQTFLPVADFASSAALLDSPRLGKQRVETLQVLRALELPDYGWANHPVTTMWRGRTAGLVVYGLAMVREWRERGFADSTAPLIAEFAPDAAGLTQEEAAGLLPSWVGDEDVHRSHRSNLIAKDPAFYRPRFPDTPDDLPYVWPAADDVRPPAGPEGADVWVVRPATAEALGTALGQGLVGVGTESGVDVDATGLDPVELRDLAKELSGRRPAKALRQLSAFLDDAKPGDLVGVPVEQGAGLLLGEIVGDYQWVPGEPLPHRRPARFGHVVPRAAVRPPSSLQDPRGFFRTVLDPARATPGP, encoded by the coding sequence CTGCAGACGTTCCTCCCGGTCGCCGACTTCGCGTCCTCCGCCGCTCTCCTCGACTCGCCCCGGCTGGGCAAGCAGCGGGTCGAGACGCTCCAGGTGCTGCGCGCGCTCGAACTGCCCGACTACGGCTGGGCGAACCACCCGGTGACGACGATGTGGCGCGGACGCACCGCCGGGCTGGTCGTCTACGGCCTGGCGATGGTCCGGGAGTGGCGCGAACGGGGCTTCGCCGACAGCACCGCGCCGCTGATCGCCGAGTTCGCGCCGGACGCGGCCGGGCTGACCCAGGAGGAGGCGGCCGGCCTGCTCCCGAGCTGGGTCGGCGACGAGGACGTCCACCGGTCGCACCGCTCGAACCTGATCGCCAAGGACCCGGCGTTCTACCGGCCCCGCTTTCCCGACACCCCCGACGACCTGCCGTACGTCTGGCCGGCCGCCGACGACGTGCGGCCGCCGGCGGGGCCCGAAGGCGCTGACGTCTGGGTGGTTCGTCCGGCCACCGCCGAGGCGCTCGGCACCGCGCTCGGCCAGGGGCTCGTCGGGGTCGGCACCGAGTCGGGTGTCGACGTCGACGCGACCGGGCTCGACCCGGTGGAGCTGCGCGACCTGGCCAAGGAACTGTCGGGCCGACGCCCGGCCAAGGCCCTGCGTCAGCTCTCCGCCTTCCTCGACGACGCGAAGCCCGGCGACCTGGTCGGGGTGCCGGTCGAGCAGGGCGCCGGGCTGCTGCTCGGCGAGATCGTCGGCGACTACCAGTGGGTGCCGGGGGAGCCGCTGCCGCACCGCCGCCCGGCCCGGTTCGGCCACGTCGTCCCGCGCGCTGCCGTGCGTCCGCCGTCGTCCCTACAGGACCCGCGAGGCTTCTTCCGCACCGTCCTCGACCCGGCCCGGGCCACGCCCGGCCCGTGA
- a CDS encoding pyridoxamine 5'-phosphate oxidase family protein has product MSKEELDAFLADSRTCRVATLTSSGAPHVSPLWYVWDGTSLWLYSIVKSQRWADIVRDPRVAVVVDAGHEFFELHGVELRGTLEQVGEAPRTGAESIPELEAAEKLFAVKYFGSADDGPMHHDGRHGWVKLTPTKIASWDHRKIADL; this is encoded by the coding sequence ATGTCGAAGGAGGAGCTCGATGCGTTCCTCGCCGACAGCCGCACCTGCCGGGTCGCCACGCTGACGTCCTCGGGCGCGCCGCACGTCTCCCCACTCTGGTACGTGTGGGACGGGACGTCGCTCTGGCTGTACTCGATCGTGAAGAGCCAGCGCTGGGCCGACATCGTCCGCGACCCGCGGGTGGCGGTCGTCGTCGACGCCGGGCACGAGTTCTTCGAGCTGCACGGCGTCGAGCTGCGGGGCACGCTGGAGCAGGTGGGCGAGGCCCCGCGGACCGGCGCGGAGTCGATCCCCGAGCTGGAGGCGGCCGAGAAGCTGTTCGCCGTGAAGTACTTCGGCAGCGCCGACGACGGGCCGATGCACCACGACGGACGGCACGGCTGGGTGAAGCTCACGCCGACCAAGATCGCGTCCTGGGACCACCGCAAGATCGCCGACCTCTGA
- a CDS encoding esterase/lipase family protein: METSEYLPIVYVRGFAGGTDGINRVVTDPFYGFNEGSTTVRVGGDGEPLFFQFESPLLRLHLDEGYEIGGPPSTLDTPAAVKPNSIWIHRFYDVSASTWGEKPQAYSLERAADDLFGLIEKLRARSGAPRVHLVAHSMGGLICRCLLQKVLPDKGLDPADWVDKLFTYATPHGGIAFDVGFGLLERLRDLTGIDGADIFGRDRMYQYLTPAAQRGGRPPAGWKPEEMPDDGFPKERVFCLIGTNPENYDVAHGLSSFAVGPKSDGLVQIEKAYVPGARHAFVHRSHSGPYGVVNSEEGYQNLRRFLFGDLQVRVDLLGALPRTDRRISWQAEVRLSIRGLAIVMHEQTADHWCPIQLSLPSSDDTPDTPYPLLTLFLSSSAPRPDQAAGMRYGLHLRLLSVEQTDHTLWFGNHLERVADFDDILIVDMDAGASGLRAAAKWNSGIVGALRDYEPGEDERLADENPEPGVWLANVRLPRTAEPILGPDAHLRLTVTARS, translated from the coding sequence ATGGAGACGAGCGAGTACCTGCCGATCGTGTACGTGCGGGGGTTCGCCGGCGGTACCGACGGCATCAACCGGGTGGTCACCGACCCGTTCTACGGGTTCAACGAGGGCTCGACCACCGTCCGGGTCGGCGGCGACGGCGAACCGCTGTTCTTCCAGTTCGAGAGCCCGCTGCTGCGGCTGCACCTGGACGAGGGGTACGAGATCGGCGGGCCGCCGTCGACGCTCGACACTCCCGCGGCGGTGAAGCCGAACAGCATCTGGATCCACCGGTTCTACGACGTCTCGGCCAGCACCTGGGGCGAGAAGCCGCAGGCGTACAGCCTCGAACGGGCCGCCGACGACCTGTTCGGGCTGATCGAGAAGCTGCGGGCGAGGAGCGGAGCGCCGCGCGTCCACCTGGTGGCCCATTCGATGGGCGGGTTGATCTGCCGGTGCCTGCTGCAGAAGGTGCTGCCGGACAAGGGCCTGGATCCGGCCGACTGGGTCGACAAACTCTTCACATACGCGACGCCGCACGGCGGGATCGCCTTCGACGTCGGGTTCGGCCTGCTGGAGCGGCTGCGCGATCTGACCGGGATCGACGGCGCCGACATCTTCGGCCGGGACCGGATGTACCAGTACTTGACCCCGGCGGCCCAGCGCGGCGGCCGGCCGCCGGCCGGCTGGAAGCCCGAGGAGATGCCCGACGACGGGTTCCCGAAGGAGCGGGTGTTCTGCCTGATCGGCACCAACCCGGAGAACTACGACGTCGCCCACGGGCTGTCGTCGTTCGCGGTCGGGCCGAAGAGCGACGGGCTGGTGCAGATCGAGAAGGCGTACGTGCCCGGGGCCCGGCACGCGTTCGTCCACCGCAGTCACAGCGGTCCGTACGGGGTGGTCAACTCCGAGGAGGGCTACCAGAACCTGCGCCGGTTCCTGTTCGGGGATCTGCAGGTGCGGGTGGACCTGCTCGGCGCGCTGCCCCGGACCGATCGGCGGATCTCCTGGCAGGCCGAGGTGCGGCTGTCGATCCGCGGGCTGGCGATCGTGATGCACGAGCAGACCGCCGACCACTGGTGCCCGATCCAGCTCTCGCTGCCGTCGTCGGACGACACCCCGGACACGCCGTATCCGCTGCTCACGTTGTTCCTGTCGAGCTCGGCGCCGCGGCCCGACCAGGCCGCGGGCATGCGCTACGGGCTGCACCTGCGGCTGCTCTCGGTCGAGCAGACCGACCACACGCTGTGGTTCGGCAATCATCTCGAGCGGGTGGCCGACTTCGACGACATCCTGATCGTCGACATGGACGCGGGGGCGTCGGGGCTGCGTGCGGCGGCGAAGTGGAACTCCGGGATCGTCGGGGCGCTGCGCGACTACGAGCCGGGCGAGGACGAGCGCCTGGCCGACGAGAACCCCGAGCCGGGCGTCTGGCTGGCGAACGTCCGCCTGCCGAGGACGGCCGAGCCGATCCTCGGCCCGGACGCGCACCTCCGTCTGACGGTCACGGCCCGTTCCTAG
- a CDS encoding GntP family permease, whose product MQIATVLAADAPEPVGSDPRLIIAALLGIAVVVVLITWVKMHPFIALTVGAIGLGLGAGQAAADTATSFSKGFGDTMASVGLLIGLGAMFGKLLADSGGADQIVDTLVGRAGPRSLPWLMALVGAIIGLPMFFEIGVVLLIPVIILVARRSGLPLFRIAIPTLAGLSVMHGLVPPHPGPLVAVSALKANLGLTLALGLLVAIPTVIIAGPLFSRFAAKWVDIPVPDLFTTDDDRRPAGSDTGSAEAREAEAEDPDGPAVPARKRPSFGVTLACILLPVVLMLAKAIADVVAPDSESTLHDAVDFVGTPLIALTIAVLVGIVGLGRSGGMDRSAIATTLSDSLPPIAGILLIVGAGGGLKQVLIDTGLAQIIADAVEGSALPVLLLAWIVAVLIRVATGSATVATVTASGILAPVAADLSSSHVSLMVLAIGSGSLFLSHVNDAGFWLIKEYLGTTVAQNLKTWTVMECIISVCGLIGVLLLSVVV is encoded by the coding sequence ATGCAGATAGCGACCGTCCTCGCGGCCGACGCCCCGGAGCCGGTGGGCTCCGATCCGCGGCTGATCATCGCCGCGCTGCTCGGCATCGCCGTCGTCGTGGTGCTGATCACCTGGGTCAAGATGCATCCGTTCATCGCGCTGACCGTCGGCGCGATCGGTCTCGGCCTGGGCGCCGGACAGGCGGCCGCCGACACCGCGACGAGCTTCAGCAAGGGCTTCGGCGACACGATGGCCTCGGTCGGGCTGCTGATCGGGCTCGGCGCGATGTTCGGGAAGCTGCTGGCGGACTCCGGCGGTGCCGACCAGATCGTCGACACGCTCGTCGGGCGGGCCGGGCCGCGCAGCCTGCCCTGGCTGATGGCGCTGGTCGGCGCGATCATCGGCCTGCCGATGTTCTTCGAGATCGGCGTCGTGCTGCTGATCCCGGTGATCATCCTGGTGGCGCGCCGGTCGGGGCTGCCGCTGTTCCGGATCGCGATCCCGACGCTGGCCGGCCTGTCGGTGATGCACGGGCTGGTGCCGCCGCACCCGGGTCCGCTGGTGGCGGTGTCGGCGTTGAAGGCGAACCTCGGGCTCACGCTGGCGCTGGGGCTGCTGGTGGCGATCCCGACCGTGATCATCGCCGGCCCGCTGTTCAGCCGGTTCGCGGCGAAGTGGGTCGACATCCCGGTCCCGGACCTGTTCACCACCGACGACGACCGCAGGCCGGCCGGCTCCGACACCGGGTCCGCGGAGGCGAGGGAGGCCGAAGCGGAGGACCCGGACGGTCCGGCGGTGCCGGCCCGCAAACGGCCCAGCTTCGGCGTCACGCTCGCCTGCATCCTCCTGCCGGTCGTGCTGATGCTGGCCAAGGCCATTGCCGACGTCGTCGCGCCGGACTCGGAGAGCACCCTGCACGACGCGGTCGACTTCGTCGGGACCCCGCTGATCGCGCTGACGATCGCGGTCCTGGTCGGCATCGTCGGCCTCGGTCGCAGCGGTGGGATGGACCGTAGCGCGATCGCCACGACGCTCAGCGACTCGCTGCCGCCGATCGCCGGGATCCTGCTCATCGTCGGCGCCGGTGGTGGGCTCAAGCAGGTGCTCATCGACACCGGCCTGGCCCAGATCATCGCCGACGCGGTCGAGGGCAGCGCGCTGCCGGTGCTGCTGCTGGCCTGGATCGTCGCCGTGCTGATCCGGGTCGCGACCGGCTCGGCGACCGTCGCCACGGTCACCGCGTCGGGCATCCTGGCGCCGGTGGCCGCCGACCTGTCCAGCTCGCACGTCTCGCTGATGGTGCTCGCGATCGGCTCCGGCTCGCTGTTCCTCTCCCATGTCAACGACGCCGGGTTCTGGCTGATCAAGGAGTACCTCGGTACGACCGTCGCCCAGAACCTCAAGACCTGGACCGTGATGGAGTGCATCATCTCGGTCTGCGGCCTGATCGGTGTCCTTCTCCTCAGTGTGGTGGTCTAA